The Gammaproteobacteria bacterium genome has a window encoding:
- a CDS encoding TetR/AcrR family transcriptional regulator — translation MKTSKKQQILDSALILFSEHGIEATSTASIAKAANVATGTLFHHFPNKKALVYQLYLATKHDLSQHLSTQVNEQSSLKELTQELWNNALTWAIKHPDKLRFFQLVSGSKLLSAQEKANAMAQELGMITRLISAGQASGIFAKHPIELVALNCQGQFNGAGIFYIENPQHINNQLYRQASFAMFWNALCPLG, via the coding sequence GTGAAAACAAGCAAGAAACAACAAATTCTCGACAGTGCCTTAATTTTATTTAGCGAGCATGGCATTGAGGCAACCTCTACCGCGTCAATTGCTAAAGCGGCAAATGTCGCAACAGGCACTTTATTTCATCATTTCCCCAATAAAAAGGCTTTGGTTTATCAATTATATTTAGCGACTAAGCATGATTTATCCCAGCACCTTAGCACCCAGGTGAACGAGCAATCTTCACTTAAAGAGCTAACGCAAGAGCTGTGGAACAATGCGCTGACTTGGGCCATTAAGCACCCTGACAAACTTCGATTTTTCCAACTGGTTAGCGGCTCTAAATTACTCAGTGCACAAGAAAAAGCCAATGCGATGGCGCAAGAGCTGGGCATGATCACCCGCTTAATTAGTGCCGGCCAAGCCAGCGGTATCTTTGCAAAGCACCCGATTGAATTGGTGGCGCTGAACTGTCAGGGTCAGTTTAATGGTGCGGGTATTTTTTATATTGAAAATCCGCAGCACATTAACAATCAATTGTACCGCCAAGCTTCGTTTGCAATGTTTTGGAATGCGCTTTGCCCATTAGGCTAA
- a CDS encoding D-hexose-6-phosphate mutarotase produces the protein MTQSFISLSDTKQLYNAAQALPLIVVTSPKCYAVISLYGGQIIEFKPTDKPALLWLSPLALFEPGKAIRGGVPLCAPWFGPHRSKREKNSDTGKAYSNHGFARTSVWTKTSALANQDDSVTITLALKHSEQSELVYPHQFTMELEFTLGDELAIEFAITNHSTATIECEWAMHSYFAIENIATAAVNGLDGYQYVDSANNANVEQLNGALTFNGEVDRYFITGSASQTIENSTPISISGTNCNSVITWNPGAELAAKMPDISDSFYQQFVCVERGAIFDNQWQIAPAQKQSARMVLSNCTTAN, from the coding sequence ATGACCCAATCGTTCATTTCGCTCTCTGATACCAAGCAGCTATACAACGCAGCGCAAGCTTTGCCGTTAATTGTCGTGACAAGCCCAAAGTGTTATGCCGTCATTTCACTTTACGGTGGTCAAATTATTGAGTTTAAGCCAACGGACAAACCGGCCTTGTTATGGTTAAGCCCTCTTGCATTATTTGAACCGGGCAAAGCTATTCGTGGCGGTGTACCTCTTTGTGCGCCTTGGTTTGGCCCTCATCGCAGCAAGCGTGAGAAAAACTCTGATACGGGCAAAGCCTACTCTAATCATGGTTTCGCTCGGACCAGTGTTTGGACTAAAACCAGCGCCCTAGCTAACCAAGACGACAGCGTAACAATCACGTTAGCGTTAAAGCATAGCGAACAAAGTGAGTTAGTTTATCCTCATCAATTTACGATGGAACTCGAGTTTACACTTGGTGACGAACTAGCGATTGAGTTTGCAATCACCAATCATTCAACAGCAACTATCGAATGTGAATGGGCAATGCATAGCTATTTTGCGATAGAAAATATCGCCACTGCCGCCGTTAACGGTTTAGACGGTTATCAATACGTTGATTCGGCAAATAATGCCAACGTTGAACAGTTAAATGGCGCACTAACCTTTAACGGTGAAGTTGACCGTTATTTTATTACTGGTAGCGCCAGTCAAACCATTGAGAATTCCACACCAATCTCAATCAGCGGCACCAATTGTAATAGCGTTATTACTTGGAACCCCGGTGCTGAGCTAGCGGCAAAAATGCCTGATATTAGCGACAGCTTTTACCAGCAGTTTGTTTGTGTGGAGCGTGGTGCTATTTTTGATAATCAATGGCAAATAGCCCCAGCGCAAAAGCAGTCGGCCCGCATGGTGTTAAGTAACTGTACCACTGCAAACTAG